The genome window tatatatatatatatatatattatatatattatatatatatatatatatatatatatatatatatatattaatatatatacacaaaagagagagagagagagagagagagagagagagagagagagagagagagagagagagagagagagagagagagagagagagagagagagagagagagagatttgaatagaaaaaaaacatgagagaTTAGATTATGAATTGCAGAAAAACACTTCCAGTGGAATCCTGTTATTCTAGAGAGAGTCCTTAGCACAGGAAGGAGCGTATTCTTAAAGCCCTTAGGTAACGCTTGAGAGGTCCTTCTGAAAGGCCAATTACGTGACCTAGTTTCCTAGTATTCTAGTGGCAGGAGAGACTTCAAAAGGATCTTAGGATTCACGCATGAGACGACTCTACCTTTGTCTTTCTTCaagatcttatttatttattttttttttttaggaatctaaagttgatttttatttgaaaagtgATTAAATCTCTGTCTCGCACTctctcaatatttatatataccacaagaaaattttactttctgtctttctctctcatgcATAACCTTTTTGTTggtgcatgaatatatatatgttgtgctaTGCTttgtataacgaggcgcactgtgaggttatttagacctgcgatattatacgcaagtatcgtgtggtatacttcccatcctcgtctgagattgcgatgataatttctaagtcagtaccttctttgggtatgaaggcggagatgtttcaaactcttGACGACAACAGTAACagtatatttgcgaaactacataccttgagtaagaaagaaaaaggtggttaggagaacctgattctaggaggggaagtagagttctgagttacaatgcatttacaaattataggagagcacagcttagctcagcatacataacatacagacagaccgAACATTTCGTTGTGATGGACGGAAAtcacgtagacgtctgtgggttataggtcaataggttctcaagcgaaagcactgtgacctgtttgacacaacaatggatttgattatcacaggcaaatgcaaaccagggcatcGCTGATTCAATAAGCCAAAACCTAGCTTGCGTCCTATTTATCAaccttatcacactccttgctatctcaacagtgaccccttaggtccttagcttatttatatatggaatatatatccctttgaatgtaacccttacatatatatatgtaaaataaatgaaaatttcacttctctctctctctctctcaacacatacatacatacatacatacatacatacatatatatattaaatatatatatatatatatatatatatatatatatatatatatatatatatatatatatatacacacacattaagggccggagctggagctcaatgAAGGTATATACCCGAAGGAAAGTAgctagggaaaggcatcctcatctttcaacagtttattttaatgccgacgtttcgcgacgaattccaagtcgcattttcaaggctaaaaatatatataagtttacgaacattaataattaatttaatttaatttatattaaaaatgtcatggcaacagctctcaataaagtaaaaagtaaaaagtaaaaagttaaaattcaacagcacctccaaagttaaacaaattaaaagtataggacttcactaaaatttcagaaacacctatacaaaagaaagagtaagactaacacaatataggtaaaaatacagtgaggcaaaccagctgcccaaactaggctatgaacaattttacagaggacgtttggatatttaacgacggtacaatctttttgataattatagattctaaacttgtcaggttgttgttgttcagcagttggcccaagattgactttggaggtgctgttgaattttaacttttaacttttaactttttactttttactttattgagagctgttgccatgacatttttaatataaattaaattaaattaattattaatgttcgtaaacttatatatatttttagccttgaaaatgcgacttggaattcgtcgcgaaacgtcggcattaaaataaactgtcGAAAGATGaagatgcctttccctactacttccttcgggatatatatatatatatatataatatatatatatatatatatatatatatatatatatatatatatgcaatatatatatatatatatatatatatatatatatagagagagagagagagagagaagagagagagagagagagaaagaaagagatacaTATTTCCATAGTACAAAACTAGGACATTTCTCATAGTCataacatattatttatttctgaactgaaattaataataatcctaTATACCTAACTACATTCTCAATACACTCGTTACCCTAAGACTTGAACCTTACCAGTTCCCAGTGGTTGTCTTTGCTAATTAAGGAAGTTGTGGTTTTTACATCaccaataaaaactaaaagatataatatatccatTAAGAATGTATTGCTTTTCACTCTTCTCCATCAAGGGTTATCCGTAATGatatccataatttttttccAGAACATTCTCGAGAATAGAACACTTCCGATTCGCTAATTATGTTCATAAAGCACAGATTATTTAATAATCTTCCCACATTAAGAAAATGCTGATATTACACGGACTCAGAATCAAAAGGGTAATATCGCCAATTCTGTTAACGCTGTTTCTTACGAAGGAGATTATTttagttaaaatattttcttttgatgataattgtgttttttaatgatattatattaGTTAAAATATCATCTTTTGATGATGaatgtgttttttattatattatattagttaaaaTATTCTCTTTAGACGATTaatgtgtttttattatattatattagttaaaatattctctttagatgatgaatgtattttttattatattatattagttaaaaTACTCTCTTTAGATGATGaatgtgttttttattatattatatattaattaaaatattctcTTTAGATGATGaatgtgttttttaaaatatattaattaaaatattctcTTCAGAAGATGagtatgttttttattatattatatattagttaaaatcTTCTCTTTAGATgatgaatgtgttttttttattatattatattaattaaaagattcTCTTTAGATgatgaatgtgtttttttttattatattatattagttaaaaTATTCTCTTTAGATGATGTGTTTTTTATGAAGGTTATTTATTACAttcttatctattcatttattgatttattttttaataagtgagcgATCTCACTTCTTTCTGCACTTCCCTTTGCCCGCTCTTATTTCctcatgaacaccttaatattctttggaagattgaagaattccaagtcagtgacccctgctgtggtcttgttccatgtgaatggtgTTATTCATCgcctgaataatgataatattgactTGAGTCTATAACGCATGATTTTTCCATCTTACTCTATCTTTGAAGTAAAAATGCATGTGTTTTAAAGGTTATTACAGATCCTTCTTTATACTGCTTTGCAATAATATTCAGTTAGTTGCTTCTTAATGTAAAATGGACGCGTTTTAAAGGTTATTAAAGGTCATTCTTTATACTGCTTTGCAATAACATTTAATTAGCTGTCAGTCAAATGTCAGAAAAAACTCAAATAATTGACAAAAAAGTTGCTTATTAGTTGTCAATCTTGgacaaattcataaatataaatcacatggagtaaaatatttttccaagGGATGAATTTAAAGGTCAATAAAGGTCCTTATATTGCTTTGCAAAAACATTTAATTAGCTGTTTCTCAGTATACACATGTCAGTTATATGTCAGAAAACGCTCATGATACAATGTCCACGAATTCAAGGTCAACACCCGAGACAGTTCCATAATCCTTGGCGTCCACTACATTCCCGCCTTCATACTCAGGATGGCCTGGGTGACCATGCCTTTGACGTCTGTGTTCATGGTCTTCTCCAGGACATCCCGAAGGGCCCTGCGGGCGCCGGCCTCGTGAATTGGCGCCATGCCCTTCTGGTCCAACCCAGCCATGGACTTGAGCTCGTCGTGGCCTGACCTGACGACGTAGTTGAGGAGTCTCTGGGGCACGAGTGCCGAGAGGGCGACTTGGAGGTCGGCGAAGAGCTTGGTCACGCACTCCTTCACGACGCCCTTCAGGTCTTGCGCAGGGGCGGCGCCCAGGCTTTGGAAGACCAGGGTGTAGTTGGCTGTGATGCAGATGTTGTCCAGTACAAGTGTTCCTAGGAGTACCGTCTGGGATGGAGGGACAATGCCAGGTATGTTATTAAggatgtttttctctctctctccatctccctctctctctctcctctctctctctctctacacacacagatatatatatgtgtgtgcatatatatatatatatatatatatatatatatatatatatatatatatatatatatatattgtcacttacACGACGATAAACtattatattcacaaaatatcATGAGCCAAGAATACCGTACAAATTCGCACGAACTAACATACAAAGGGCATTACGATGAATAAAGTGCATTTGGGCTGGCCGGGATGCGAACCCTGGCCTGGATTAGAAACAGCGATGGATAGTGACTTTGATCACCTGGTCATCgcgacatacacaaacacataaatacgtacatttatatatgtgtgttagtgtgtactatataaacatatatatttatatatatacacagttacaTTCCTGGCTTAGCCATACCTTCAAGGGATTGAAAGAGGCGCTCTTGGAACGCCGGAGGCTGCCCAGCCCCGTGATAACGGCGTTGGTGATCGTGAACTCCTCGCTGGCCGTGGCCACCGGAAGGTTGACCTGAAGGGGGAAGACGCTGTAGCTGTCATTCATGGCCTTCGAGATGTTCCATTTCAGTCCcctggaaggagagagagtgaggaggggAAGTGTGGAATGATTATGGATGCGATTCTCGACGAAGCAAGGGGATCTTgctactgaaaatatatatatatacatataataatatatatatatatataatatatatattaataggaaaatatatatatatacatatacagtgacATAACCATTCTTACGCCATCTTGGCGGCGGCCCGGTCGGCTATGGCGTCGAGAATCTGGTTGGGCGTGGTGGGCTTCGTCACCTGGCGGGCTAGCAATCGCCCGCCGTCAACACCCTCTGCGGGAGAATTTCCACTGCCATCTTCCAGAGAGGAACACAGGGATGCTGCTGCTCCCAGGAGGAAGATGAGGATGGCTCGAATCATCTTgtctggagaagaagaagaacaggatgaagaagaagaagaagaagaagaagaaggaactagtgaggTTAGGTGTCTAGTGATATGATAAGCTGGCTGGATGGTGTTGGGGAATATTGTTTCCGCAATTGAATTTGAAGGGTGAGAGAAAATAGTTAAATTGCTAAGGGTTGTCAATATATATggtaaggaaatattaaaatacatggaGGTGTTCGGTTAGCGTAATGCgtaagtgactatatatatatatatatatatatatatatatatatatatatatacacacacacatatatatatatatatatatatatatatatatatatatatatatatatgcatacatacatacatacatacatacacacataacatatatacatacaatatatatatatatatatatatatatatatatatatatatatatatatatatgaataacttgatcacgaagtatataaaacgtgatgctatgtataataaagtttttttgtcacgaaggaaaaaatgaaaaagcgagatagacaagtgctttcggtcctgttcggaccctttactgaaggcaacaggaccgaaagtgcttggctatctcgcttttaatttttccttcgtggcaaaaaacctatatatatatatatatatatatatatatatatatctatatatattcatagatacaggctatatatatagcatatacaatatatatatatatatatatatacatatatatatatatatatatatatatatatatatatatatatatatatatatatatagatctcaaaAAATCTCACCTGCTACCGAGGACACCAAATCGTCTACTGAATATCCAAAGCCAGagctgccaatatatatatacagcagccAGGTCTACCTTCGACCAATTACGTGCAATGAATCGCGTCtatcgagtttccttttcaggtcaAATGGTCGCTGTTGAGTTTTTCATTACTTTGCAAAAAATGATCAACtgatatataagatttattgcgaaagaaggtttttttttttttttttttatctttttttttaagattaaagagACGTTTACGCTTAGGATTAAACGAGTATTAGAGTATTAATACAAGTTCATTCGACTTCAATGGCAGGATTTGACTTTGATTTTGTTGAAATAAAgttcattttaaataatttctttttcgaTACGTctttctctaaatatatataatataatatataatataatatataataaaatatatatatatatataaatgagcaaTCTGTGACCTTACCATTCGGTTGTGAATATGTGCCcatcacataaaaacataaaataagttAAGTAATACCTAAGTTTAACCAGAACCACTGAGCTGGACTAAACAGTCCTCCTGGGGAATGGACCGGCGGAGGATTAGATTAGGAACCAACTTTTTGGTTGCTCCAATAAAGGGGCGACCTACAGCTTACCGTGGGattccgaaccgcattatattccgaaaaatggaaattttctaaTAAAGCCAGAAActtaaattcctctggtttccgCGTTGGGCAGCAGAGGGTTTGAGCGTCGAAACTCGGGCCTAACCAAATTGGTAGTCGGGTACGTTTACCTCCCTCGTCTAATGAGGAACTTGcccaaacaataaaaattaaaattcaaacctTTCATGGTTAACGGGTCAATTTCCAAGAAAATAAGGAATTCAAGACGACGAGGGAAATTTTGTGCTATGGcttaaaatttctttctttcattaccGACCCAAAAGTTAATTGGGAcctgaattaagaacaaaatattGTAAGACAGTATTTTGAAATGCAAGGTCCTTGTATCTTGGTGGATTGTGAATAATTTGAGTCCTACTGCTGCCCTTCTACAAACACTCAGTCCTGTGGCAGTGTACAGTGATTCACTTAATACAGGCGGTCCGTTTACTCCGGACCGGGGTATGGGTGATTTCTAATACAAAGTGGTGGTTCGTTTgtggattttaatttttaagcatAGAAGCAACGAACTATTTACTCTCTGtcttctcctctttttttctctttttatcgttttctctctttcttctctctctcttcttgtctctctctctctctaattatatattatatttaatataaccatatatatgtatatgatataatatctatctatctatctatctaatataaatataattattatatgatatatatatgtatatctatattatttatatttatctaatctatctatctatcttatctatctattatctatatatatatatatgaagatattatttatatgtatatattatataatataataggtatacacttattatattattgtatatgtatatagaatatgtatgtattttataatatattaattatattatataatattatttatatatatatatattaattataatattaataatatattaatattaatattatatatgttaatgtatttACCCTAATCTTTGATAAATAGCTAcacgtatacaaatatatagctatataataataaaatattaaatatatataaatatatatatatatatttctaaataatatattatataatatctaatatattatttgtataacgTGTTAAGCTATTTCAAATTCTAAAGCTTTGAAGTAATATTAATCTTAATaacacataatatatctatataaccataaatttaatctattatatagatCCTAAAACATAACACCACACAACTACACctagacacacaacacacaacacatcaaataaatatatatatatatatatatgtatatttataatattataaatttatattataaatcttatgtgtataattatatatattaatttcagtatatatatttatatatatatatttttaattataatatatatattatatatatataatattatatatatatatatatataatgcaagttATTATTACAAGccataataaaaaacatatttcaaaCTAGTAGAAATGTAAAATAAGGAACCATTAGTTTTACAAGTCCACGGTTATGAAATAAAACACTAAACGACCTTTTGCAAAAAAACTCAACATTCATTCAAATTCTCTGAACTTGCCTTGCCACAAGGGAAAAGGCATGGACAacttaaaaaaatgtttcattctATAATTGAAAAATGGGTTCCTTTAAAATAAGTTGAAAGATAATACGTCGTGATAGCATATCAACTGATCTCACTTTCCATAGTCAGCGAAATATCTTAGGATAATTATCCGGCTTCAAATGCACCAATGATAAAGTACTTTTTAGACATCAATGAGGATTTTTTGCAAAGCTGTCAACTCGAGTCTTCTTTGACGTGACGTAATTGGCAATAATGATTAGGCTAGATGCCTCTGGAAGGGAATAGCTTAGCAGGCAATCCCTTACGAAGGCATCACGTATATAAACTCAGATGTCTCCTGGATATCCCGCAGTTAAGCTCTCACCAAAGGCGTTCAACTTGTGTTGACAAGACATGGGTGAGTTGAGTGTTCTACATAACTATAATTTTCTTTCCAGTCGAAGTCTATGAACATTGATATCTCTCACGGCGCTAATGgtagtaatattcaagcaataCGTCACTTGCCTGTACTGTCAAGCAAAAGACAAAGCTCTCTATTTTCTTACTAAGTTTTAGCGATAATTTTGATTAAACATGGGTGAGTCTGAGAACTTGTAATAAGTATGGTGTTCTTTCCATAGACACTGATTTCTGTCACAACATAGTTTTTTATTACTGTTGcattacaaaatgaaatgacGGTAAACTGTGTAAGAACATAGGGTTTGCAAGTTTCAGGGAGGTTATATTAAAGGTAAAAGAGTAACAAATAAAGCTAACAAAGGTTAAAAATATTAGTAAACATAGTACTTTGTGCATATTCTTATTCATTTGTCTTATGTTTTCAACTATGTATCACTGGAATCgtaatttttccttcatttcagaATATTGGTATTTTTTTGGAATTATTTCCACAACAGGCTGATTATTTTCAATACcactttccataataataataataataataataataataataataataataataataataataataataataataatgcaaaatagtgtgctcctggaaacggttcactaagaaaagtgatggacttttaatgaggtaggatgcaacccggaaccccacactataaatacacacagtcgaattggaggactgtgataacacCCCCCCAATATtagtctccttgcattttaatacgtgTTTATCCTTTtgttcattcattaattttttttactccttttctAATAAGTGGTATTCTCTTCttgtatttctctttatttccctttacctcctcttacatcttcctaataaataccttaatattttttggaagcttgaatttccagtcaatggacCCTTGTGGTTGGCTTGTTGCATATCAATAGGCttcattttctgaaaaataataataataataataataataataataataataataataataataataataatctaatcataataa of Macrobrachium nipponense isolate FS-2020 chromosome 33, ASM1510439v2, whole genome shotgun sequence contains these proteins:
- the LOC135203066 gene encoding uncharacterized protein LOC135203066; translated protein: MIRAILIFLLGAAASLCSSLEDGSGNSPAEGVDGGRLLARQVTKPTTPNQILDAIADRAAAKMAGLKWNISKAMNDSYSVFPLQVNLPVATASEEFTITNAVITGLGSLRRSKSASFNPLKTVLLGTLVLDNICITANYTLVFQSLGAAPAQDLKGVVKECVTKLFADLQVALSALVPQRLLNYVVRSGHDELKSMAGLDQKGMAPIHEAGARRALRDVLEKTMNTDVKGMVTQAILSMKAGM